A genome region from Camarhynchus parvulus chromosome 15, STF_HiC, whole genome shotgun sequence includes the following:
- the PPP1CC gene encoding serine/threonine-protein phosphatase PP1-gamma catalytic subunit: MADIDKLNIDSIIQRLLEVRGSKPGKNVQLQENEIRGLCLKSREIFLSQPILLELEAPLKICGDIHGQYYDLLRLFEYGGFPPESNYLFLGDYVDRGKQSLETICLLLAYKIKYPENFFLLRGNHECASINRIYGFYDECKRRYNIKLWKTFTDCFNCLPIAAIVDEKIFCCHGGLSPDLQSMEQIRRIMRPTDVPDQGLLCDLLWSDPDKDVLGWGENDRGVSFTFGAEVVAKFLHKHDLDLICRAHQVVEDGYEFFAKRQLVTLFSAPNYCGEFDNAGAMMSVDETLMCSFQILKPAEKKKPNSSRPVTPPRGMITKQAKK, translated from the exons ATGGCGGATATAGACAAGCTCAACATCGACAGCATCATCCAACGGCTGCTGGAGG TGCGAGGATCAAAACCAGGCAAAAACGTCCAACTTCAAGAGAATGAAATTAGAGGATTGTGCTTGAAATCCAGAGAAATCTTCCTGAGTCAGCCTATTCTACTAGAACTTGAAGCTCCACTGAAAATCTGTG GTGACATCCATGGACAATACTACGACTTGCTCCGACTCTTTGAATATGGGGGTTTTCCACCAGAGAGCAACTACCTGTTCCTTGGTGATTATGTTGACAGAGGAAAGCAATCTTTAGAAACAATTTGTCTTCTATTGGCCTACAAAATTAAATACCcagagaattttttccttctccgAGGGAACCACGAATGTGCCAGCATCAATAGAATTTATGGGTTTTATGATGAAT GTAAGAGAAGATACAATATTAAACTGTGGAAAACCTTCACAGACTGTTTTAACTGTTTACCAATTGCAGCTATTGTGGATGAGAAGATATTCTGCTGTCACGGGG GTTTGTCACCAGATCTGCAGTCAATGGAGCAGATCAGACGAATCATGCGCCCCACGGATGTACCGGACCAGGGCCTCCTGTGTGATCTCCTGTGGTCTGACCCTGACAAGGATGTCTTGGGCTGGGGTGAAAATGACAGAGGAGTGTCCTTCACTTTTGGTGCTGAAGTGGTTGCTAAGTTTCTCCATAAACATGATTTGGATCTCATATGTAGAGCTCATCag GTGGTTGAAGATGGATATGAGTTTTTTGCAAAAAGACAATTGGTAACTCTGTTTTCTGCCCCAAATTACTGTGGAGAATTTGATAACGCGGGTGCCATGATGAGCGTGGATGAAACACTAATGTGCTCTTTCCAG ATCTTGAAACCTGCAGAGAAGAAGAAGCCCAATTCCAGCAGACCTGTAACACCTCCCAGGGGTATGATCACAAAACAAGCCAAGAAATAG
- the HVCN1 gene encoding voltage-gated hydrogen channel 1: MSRYLKHFTVVGDDPVQWSNDYRKWEEEEEAGEKQPDGEIKLEPPRRHISFQYMMKKLFSSHRFQIGVVCLVILDALLVLGELLMDLKIIHPDRYNITPKVFHYLSLSILTIFLVEVGFKVFVYRREFFHHKFEVLDGIIVIVSFILDIVLIFHEHEFEAVGLLILLRLWRVARIINGIILSVKTRSEQQLSKLKQANLKLATRVEQLEHSCLEKEQEIERLNNILKQHGLLSQQK; this comes from the exons ATGTCCAGGTACCTGAAGCACTTCACGGTGGTGGGCGATGACCCCGTGCAATGGAGCAACGACTATCGGaaatgggaggaggaggaggaggctggggagaaGCAGCCAGATGGAGAGATCAAGCTGGAGCCCCCCAGGAGACACATCTCCTTCCAGTACATGATGAAAAAGCTCTTCAGCTCTCACAGGTTTCAG ATTGGGGTTGTCTGCTTGGTGATCCTGGATGCCTTGTTGGTTCTCGGGGAATTGCTTATGGATTTGAAAATCATCCATCCAGACAGATATAATATAACCCCAAAG GTTTTCCACTACCTCTCCCTGTCCATTTTAACCATCTTCCTGGTTGAGGTGGGGTTTAAAGTCTTTGTCTACCGCCGGGAGTTCTTCCACCACAAGTTTGAGGTGCTGGATGGGATCATTGTCATCGTGTCCTTCATCCTCGACATTGTCCTCATCTTCCACGAGCACGAGTTCGAGGCCGTGGGGCTCCTGATCCTCCTGCGCCTCTGGAGGGTGGCCCGGATCATCAACg GAATCATTTTATCGGTGAAGACCCGCTCGGAGCAACAACTGTCCAAGTTAAAGCAAGCAAACCTGAAACTTGCCACAAGGGTGGAACAACTGGAACACAGCTGTTTGGAGAAG GAGCAAGAAATCGAGAGGCTGAATAACATATTGAAACAGCATGGACTCCTCAGCCAGCAAAAATAG
- the TCTN1 gene encoding LOW QUALITY PROTEIN: tectonic-1 (The sequence of the model RefSeq protein was modified relative to this genomic sequence to represent the inferred CDS: deleted 2 bases in 1 codon), whose product MAAPPLLAAFFVLILLLLLPPPPPLRAEEPADTRDAAQARVRSAPAAVTDVARLCVCDLLVAQCDTNCCCDPDCSAEDFSLFTTCSIPVVIGDSQLCSQKAAVYSLDVEANPPERIFKLIDQVNPSIFCIHATNYEQALYLKSPEIPTAENFDELLDKFGGASFSAEPDSWNLDTDAQNPSEANETSRYEYGVPVQTEDAFLRLPSPVVSSWCSDANPAGFLVNQATKCIRSVSVEKCDSIQALSMLFYINSSILAVPKSSQMVNITVQSIVVQSVNGMRTLLSSSEVLRPMVLDGLCINAVLGVNYHITHTDTGEIIEAAAAFVLGAISREALSIEQSFEISFTQENTQPVPLSGNPGYVVGLPVRAGFQPQGSGIIQSSNKHSQLTILHSTSTQDCLAAQGARAPVLFGYNMISGCKLRITAAMKCQPLAQTLLDVLKGQSFPEYVASFGNSQAQDVLDWVPIAQLHISEQSSCQIPVSLGIEVKWTKYGSLVNPQARIVNVTATITSTTLKQLPSGRERIIPITSSVVFTDISSPAEPSYKAWPTINIKLPFDFFYPFV is encoded by the exons ATGGCGGCGCCCCCGCTGCTTGCGGCTTTCTTcgtcctcatcctcctcctcctccttccgccgccgccgccgctccgggcGGAAGAGCCGGCCGATACTCGTGATGCCGCACAGGCGCGGGTCCGCAGCGCGCCGGCCGCGGTCACGGACG TTGCCAGGCTCTGCGTCTGCGACCTGCTGGTGGCACAGTGCGACACCAACTGCTGCTGTGACCCCGACTGCAGCGCCGAGGACTTCAGCCTCTTCACCACGTGCTCCATTCCTGTGGTCAT AGGTGACAGCCAGCTGTGTAGTCAGAAAGCTGCTGTGTATTCTCTTGATGTTGAAGCAAATCCACCAGAAAGgatatttaaattaattgaCCAAGTCAATCCCAGTATTTTCTGCATTCATGCCACAAACT atGAACAAGCCCTGTACCTCAAATCCCCTGAAATCCCAACTGCAGAAAATTTTGATGAGTTGCTTGACAAATTTGGAGGTGCTTCTTTCAGTGCTGAGCCTGACAGCTGGAATTTGGATACAGATGCTCAAAATCCCTCTGAGGCAAATGAAACTTCCAGATATGAG TATGGGGTTCCTGTCCAGACAGAGGATGCATTTCTGAGGCTGCCAAGTCCTGTTGTCTCTTCTTGGTGCTCTGATGCAAATCCTGCAG ggtttttaGTAAACCAAGCCACAAAATGCATTCGATCAGTAAGTGTGGAAAAATGTGACAGCATTCAAGCACTTAGCATGTTGTTTTATATCAACTCCAGCATTTTGGCA GTGCCCAAATCAAGTCAGATG GTGAATATTACTGTCCAGTCCATAGTTGTCCAGTCTGTGAATGGAATGAGGACTTTACTGAGCAGCAGTGAAGTCCTGAGG CCCATGGTTTTGGATGGACTGTGCATCAATGCAGTGCTTGGG GTGAATTATCACATTAcccacacagacacaggagAAATAAtagaagcagctgctgcttttgtcttGGGGGCAATTAGCAGAGAAGCACTTTCAATAGAGCAGAGCTTTGAAATCAGCTTCACTCAG GAAAACACACAGCCAGTTCCTCTCAGTGGCAATCCTGGTTATGTTGTTGGGCTGCCTGTCAGAGCAGGATTCCAGCCTCAAGG ATCTGGCATCATTCAGAGTAGTAACAAACACAGCCAGCTCACCATTCTGCACAGCACATCCACCCAGgactgcctggcagcacagggagccagAGCCCCAGTATTATTTGGTTATAACATGATATCAGGCTGTAAGTTACG aattACAGCAGCTATGAAATGCCAGCCTTTGGCTCAGACCCTCCTTGATGTGCTGAAGGGCCAAAGCTTTCCTGAGTACGTGGCCTCATTTGGGAATTCTCAAGCCCAGGATGTGCTTGACTGGGTGCCAATAGCTCAGCTCCACATCTCAGAACAG AGCTCATGCCAAATACCTGTGTCACTGGGAATAGAAGTGAAGTGGACGAAATATGGATCCCTGGTCAATCCACAAGCCAGGATAGTGAATGTTACAGCCACAATCACTAGCACCACACTGAAGCAG CTTCCCTCAGGAAGGGAAAGGATTATTCCTATAACAAGTTCTGTGGTTTTCACTGACATTTCTTCACCTGCAGAGCCAAGCTACAAAGCTTGGCCCACCATTAACATCAAGTTACCCTTTGACTTTTTCTATCCTTTTGTCTAA